The segment CGATTGAAGCAGAAGAAATAGATCCTGAGCAGGAAAATGACAGCATAACAAACCTTGTTATGTTCAGTGATGAGATGTCTATGTCAAAGACTCCAAACTATCCATGGACAGTTCACCATCTTTCCATTTTACAAGATGATAGCTATGTTCCAGATCTTCGAGAGTCATCTGGAATAGTAGTCATGTTTCAGTCGAAGCCTCAGTTTTTTGACAATGGAATGGGAATGGAGAAAGAACTGGAAGAGAAGATCATGCCTTTAAGATCTCTCATACTAAAAATGTCACAACATGTCATCAAGTCACCCTTACTCGTTGTCACAATGGCAACACCGCTAGACTACCAAAGCCCCGATAGAAAATCCCATGCACTTGCCTGCATTCACGAAAGTATTCGGGCATACATCAGAAGTGTTAGAAGGGAATTCACAAGGCTAAATATAAAATCATTGGATCTCAGTGTTGGTGGCATGGACCAATACGATGCAACCATCATAATGTCTGAAATCTCGCAAGTCCTGAAGGTCAAAGGTCATGCTGAATGCGAAAGCCTTCATAGACGCTTGTATGGGCAGACGTTTCAAAAGGAACCTGACTCAACACCGCCATTTAGACTGGACAGAAAGATGACCAGCCTGGACACTGTCCTCTATTCAACTTCTACGGAAGAAATATCACAGCCTTTCTTTACAATGTCAAGAAACATGCAAGAACAGGGCAAAGATGACATTTTGCTTTCTGCACAGTGTGTAGCAATTCACTCTAAATTCCTGTCGGAACAAGTTCTGTTACCTATTGACAATGGACGCTACATGGGAATCAGCATGGGGAATCCTGTAGTTACATTTGAATCAACTGGCTTTGCACATAGAAATATCAGAAGGAAGAAATACATTGTCTGCTATCCACAACAGGTGAGATATGAATACTATGTCCCAGTGAAGTTTGCACTCAATGTCAAACACTTAGGAGGTCAGTTTGAGACAGGATTTATGCTGAAGTTGTACTGTCTGTGGCGAATGTGTGGTGAGTGCAGCATGAAAGATGTGGTTATACTTTATTCACACCAGACAAGGAAATATGCTGAAGTAATGGAAATTATATTGTTGTCAAAACAAACCAGGACAGTTTCTTTACTGACTCCAGAAGAAATACCAAACCACAAAGCACATCATGCTCTCATATCAACTATTCAAATTACAACAGAACTAGCACAACAGATTGTCCCTGAATGGGAGTGTCTTCAGCAGCTTATATCCCTTGAGAAGCTGATATCACTCAAAGTGATAAATTTACTCAAGTCTGCAAAACCAAGACTGAAAATAGCAATTGTCAGGACCCAAGAGTTCCTTTCCTTCTCTCAAATGGATGAACACATTCCAAAGCTATACACGTggataaagaaaaataaacagaCTATCTCGAACATCTGCATTTCGTTCAGGCACTGCAACGTCATTGCCTTGAAACACCACCATAGTGCTCCTATTAACATCACAGAAATCCTAGAAACATGGGAGTTCAACATGCAAGAGAACAACAGCGTCACCACAACACAGTTAAAGGTACCTGAGATTCTCTTGTTTGATAGAAGGGGAATGTACCTTGTTGTGGGTGGAATGACAGGACTAGGATGGGAATGTGTCTTGTACCTGGCATCCAAAGGTGCTGGGTGCATTACTATTATCAGCAGGCGTAATCCAGATCCAAGCAAacaagatgaaatgaagcatgtgtctgAGATGTACAGATGCATTGTTACATCTCAGTCAGCTGACGTCCAAGATATCAAGGAAATAGGATCAGCTTTGAAGAGGCTAGGAACCCGTTTCCCTACCTATTCTTTGAAAGGGATATTCTTTGGAGCTGCTGTTCTGAATGATGGAATTCTTTTAGAAATGACGAGAGAAAAATTCAGGGTCGCTTGTTCTCCTAAGGTTGCTGGATCCTGGAACCTCCATATCCTGACTGAGCATCTCCCACTGGACTATTTCGTGCTGTTTTCATCAGTAGTATCTGTCTTTGGAAATGCTGGACAGACAAACTATGGCGCTGGGAATGGATTCATGGATGCCCTAGCTCATGTCAGGCGGCAAAATGGCAAGTGTGGTCAGGCTGTAAACTGGGGTCCTCTGAATATGGGCATGCTGCAGGAAAGACACATAAAACAAATGGAATCGTATGGATACTTTCTGATACACAAGAGAAGTATACCAGACTGCCTCACACACATCCTCATGTTGAATAAGCCACAGATCATTATGTGCGGTCTCCAGTTGGTAAAATTTGGACAAAACCTCAAAAAAGAGAACAATGTGGAACTGGAGTCTCGATTTAGATCTGTCTTGTCTCCATTTAAGGAAGCCGTGTTTTTACCTGCAGCAAGTAATGTGGAAACATTTGACTTTGAGGCAATGAAACAAATGCCAAAGCAAAATGCACTAGCCAAACTTGTAAAGTACGTGAAGGGTGTGGTTATTGATGTAGCTGTGCTTGACGAATCCTCTCTAGATGTGGAGCAAGGAACCAGAGACCAGGGAGTTGACTCAATGAATTTCATGCAAATTACCGGGAAAATCATGGACGACACACAGGTTCAGCTATCATCAACAAaactgaatgttgaaaatgcatCAGTGACTCAAATCGCACAGTACATTTATGATGACTGGGTGATCAAAGGGAATGGTGTTCACAAACATGAGCAGTTGCTTCCACTCACAGATTCATTAGAATCTGATGCAGTTCTTCTCCCAGGAGAACAGTTTGTTTTTGACAACTACATGAGAGATCCAAACCATATATCACATTTATTAATTGTGGAAGTGGAATTGCCTGATGTTTTAGAGCCAATGTCTGTCAAGAAAATGCTTCAGGAAAACGTCAGACGACACCCAATTTGCAGGACAACTTTTCATGTTGTAAATGGAAAAGCAACAAAATCAACTCTGAGTGCCGAGGCTGATATTGACTATAGGATTGGTGATCTGACAAACCGCCCTGATGTAACACGTCTCACAGAGGAACGTTTTAACCTTGACCGCCAAGGACCAGTACGATTTGTCTTTGTGAAAGGAAGTCCCGCACATCTCTTCTTTGTTTTTCACAGAATTGGTTTTGATCACCAGGGAATTTCAGTCTTCATAAACGACTTCGTGAATATAGGTCAAGCCTTCTCACATGGAAAGTCTCTGAGTGATGTACAAGGTGATCCAGATATGCCCATTGGTCCAGAAATAAGGACAATCCTTCAACCAAGATATGAAGACATTAAGGAGTTTTGGATAAAAACGCTTGGAACAGTTCCATACATTTCCTTTGCAGACAGGACCATGTCATCCACACCACAAATGGACAGTATAAGTATAAAGAAAACTTTATCAGCTGATCTGTACCAAACATTTAACTCTTTCACTGAAAAAGAAGGGCTGTCACTGTTCAAGTGCCTTGTAGGACTCGTTCAACTTTTGTGGTCAACGAGAGCAAATGCTCAGAAATTTGCCATGTCAACATACGTTGATCAAAGAATCTTTAGCCCAAAGTTAACAACATCTGTTGCAAGAGGTGTGAATTTTACACCTCTGTCCTGTGAAGTAAAAAATGATGACAAATTGTCAGTTCTTACATTTCTCAAAGAGAACAGTACCATGCTTGAAAAGTGCATAGAGAACGGAATATTTCCTTTTGGGGATCTAAAGCATTTCCTTCCAGACGATCACTATCACAATATAATGACGTCGTTTGTCACATTTGGCACTGACGAGATGAGGAACATGGGTAAAGGAAACGATATCCGTGGTGGCCTTGATGCCAATGTTCGGGTGAAAGCATTATTTGGTCCTAACACAGAACTGTACTTTGACATCCTCAACAGGAAAATGTCCAAGGCAATAGGCATTGTCTTGTATGCCCGGAAAGATTGTTTCACAGAGAAACGCATCGATATGATCCTCAATGCATTTTTGGGCTTACTTGAGGACACTGTTGCAAATCCACAGATGACAGTCCGGACACTACAATCTAAACCATACATCACACAACTGCAAGACAAGAACATGCGTTTGTGAATGAATACTTTAATTAATATGTGAAGTTGTAGCATATACCATGACAACATTTTTAGTTCATTGTTTTCTCTCACAACACTGATGCTGGCATTTACTGGGTTTGTTTCACTACGATGTGGAAAGAGAGTGGAATGTAAGTGTCTAACATTCTCGGGGTGGTTAGACACACAAAAGAAACGAGATATATACACGCTGAAGTGAAGTTACTTTGTGTTCCTAATGTCACGGAATTAATACCAAGTGAAGAAAGAAACTCATATATGTACTGTGTCATGTGTATTTTTGCTAATAGGTGTTCATCTGGATCTATACTATGACATGAAAATGATTGTATACATTTGTATCATAGTTTTGTTATGTATCACGATTTTATCTTTGAACAATCATGTATGCATGCGCAAGTACGCACGtacataaacacacatacatactctctctttctctcacatacatacatgcacgcacgcacgcacacacacgcacacgtacgtacgtacgtacgtacatacatacatgtatgtatactgacTTGGTGTACATTCATTAACGTAGAGACGTAGGTATGCTGTGTCAACCAACTTCAAGAAAATAGCTATGGTGAACTGTGGATACTGCTCACACTTGCATTGGAGTCTTGTATCTTGGTTTCAGTTcgtcaaacacaaacattatggtttcaaacatgaaactggtAAATGGCAAAATTGCACTTCTTAATCCCTTTTAGTGTCTTGAATGTTACATTGGACACTGATGTTTGTTCATCGACTTGTGttgatgtatatttttcttATGGATCTGATGGGGTTGTTTTCATGCAAACCATCAACCCAAGTATACTCACCCGCTTATTTGTGTAAAGTGTATTATAGAACATTTGTTGACGTAGATTACTTTAGCAACAAGAATGTTCATATTTGATGATTTTGTATACATTGCTTCTTATAAGCAGAAGGTAGCGAGAAGTGTTATGGGCATTTTTACAGCAACTGTCAACATGTACTAGATCATATGTACCTATATTTATATTGTCAGTGTTACCCACAGCATTTGCTGACTGTATATACAAgaacatttatattttatgaatgtttttAATATTAATGTTTAATGTGACATAGATATGGAGTTTAGTATGTCATCAAAACAGCTCCAAAACATCGTTTTGAAACTGATTTTGTGTCAAGTGCTCACAATTGGTATCAGAAGCAGACGAAAGTCATGAAGTATATTAACTTTGTGTGCATTCATTAAGGAAGAAACTCAGGTATGTGCTTGACAAACATGTCCAAGATAATAACTATAGAGAAATGTAGATACTGCTCAcacgtgatgatgatgacatatatGTTATGCCAGTTATGTTATGCCATTTACCATGTCTGAAaccattatatatatatcaaacatgGTAAATGGCATAACATAACTGGACATATAGAAAATCCCTTCCAGTGTCTTGAATGTTACATTGGACACTGTTGTTTGTTATGTTGATGATAGGGGGCTGTTTTCACACAAAACAGCAACCCATGTACACGTATCCATCGTGTTTGCATTCAAAGTATTCCAGAACATTTGAAGACGTAGATTCCACAATACAAACAGTTTCTGCTGTGGCCAAAGATCACTTCCATATCCCAGAGCAGTTGAGTGGAATAATCTGCCCCAATAAGTCAAAAACTCTCAAAGCTTGTCATCTTCAAATCTCTACTAAGAGATTTCTTCCACGTCCAAGCTTCCCCTGACTGTTAATATTCAACCATATTGTGCACTTTGAGCGTTcagtctacatgtatatgtttgaaaatagtGCCATATAAATGCACCATTACTATAACATCAAAGTATGTTTTATGCCTTTATTGATACATTGCTTCTTTTAAGTAGAAGGTAGCATGAAGTGTTTGAGAGCAACTGTCAACTTGTGCTACATCATATGTACCTGTACTTATGTACTTATTTaatgattattttcatttttgcacGTGGAAAGTGGTGTCATATTTCGATGCACATGAGGCGTAAATACACTGTAGTTTTTAACCAATTTCATTATGAAACATTAcattacgtgtgtgtgtgtgtgtgtgtgtgtgtgtgtgtgtgtgagagagagagagagagagagatagatagagagagagtaTAATCTTATCGCGAATTTGAGGGCAAACGTAATCTTCACGGtattattcatgtttatgtgaTGGGATTTCTGGTGTAAGCACACATGAAACAGTTCGTGAGAGCATAGTTTTTTTCTATAGCTATATTCTGTAGCTAAATGAACGCGATTATTTTAGTTTAATTCTCTGGCAGGATTCCGTGGATAATACATTTATCTTTAGTCACTAAATCAAAAAAAGTCTTGACATAAGTTGTTATATATTTCGCACAACAGAGGAATTTTAGAGAGGATATTTTTCTTTTGGAGTGACATATATTCAATGCTAAAGGTTTGTGTGAAATACGATTCTAGAAAGTCAGATCTATTTAGCACATCATCAGGGCTTCGCCAAGGCTATTGAACCCATGTCTAATTATTCTCTATATAAATGAGTTAGTTGCAGTTTAAACAGAGTGATACGAATGGTATATGTGTACTTAAAACAAATGCCATTAATGTTCTTTTGATAGATTTTCTAAGTGATTggttttcaaagaaaaatagaTGTTCAGTCAATAGTTTGAAGTGGGGATTAGAGAATAATGAAATATCAGAGACAGAAATGAAACCTGTGACttattgtaaatatattatgCATTATCGTGTCTTCATGGTTAATGGAGGTCAAAGTGCATGTAACTATGACTGTAGAAGCCAAGACGGGTGCAGATGTCTTACATAAAAGGGGTCTAACGACGCGCGTTCAGCAGTGGTATAGTATTTGAGCTTTGAAGAACCTGTATGAATGTGTATTACATCAGTCGATGTATAGGTTATTGGTACAGAATTCCTCACCCTAAAAATCCCAGATAAATGGGGGCTTGTTGTGATGTGATAAGGGTCAAATTATAAGGGTCAAATTATGGAGCTCCTGTTAGGCATTACTGATAACGGGCTACATATTTGTCTGAACCATTCATGAACGTGCTTGTGTAAAAACCTAACTGATGTATAGAGAACTGTCATGATAGAATATGATACATCTCTCtccctgtctctctctgtctctctccctctctcttccATAAGTGATTATAACCATCAGATACGATAACAAAACATGTGTTAACGAGTCTCCttgaaataattataataaCAGATACTGGCGAAGAGATGAACATATCCTGTCCCGCCGGTGGTCCCCGTCATAACATTTTGAGTGCAAATTGGTTTAAAGCATATGATGATTTACAAAATGTGTCTATAAGTTGTGATACACACCATATTTGATGAGTTTCATAAGCGTAAAACTTGTCTTTAAGCTTATTTCGTTGTATACATCTGAACTCCAAAGAACCTAAAGTCGTGGGTGGACAGGGCAACACTCGAAAATTGTAAACTACTCATTCATGCTTAGGTGACTGCAGAAATGTTGTCCACCTGAACGCTTTACATAGATTCAATACAGTAACAGGATGAAAACAATAGCCCTGGCGGATTTGATATGGCATTTGAATTAGTAAACAGTCATTTCTGCACAATCTAGCAGTGCAGTAATATTTTATTCCTATTTTAGAGAGTGAATATAAAAAATGTAAGGAAAAAAGAAACAACCTGGCAGTCCTAAATATCTAGCAAATCTGCTTCATGCTAAAATACAATTATTACTGACGATTGGATTGTCAATTTCATTAATAGATTCTTTCTACTCCATtaattgtcattttattttagGTTTATGTATTCGAATTTGCCACATATCTATGGCATAGTTTAGGCATAAAGTGTATGAAGTTTAGTAAAATAAATATGATTATTGTGCCTCTttcttatatatgtatgtgttaatggataatgaaaaataaaaataatcttGTATGTGGACTCTTTCAAAATCATTGAAGTAGCGGAGCTCTGTGATGGCGCAATGCACATTCCGAGCACCCGTTTTGAGATTTACCGTTACACAAACATCACTACTATTGTTACACCTAATTTAAACTGCTAACGTACCATGATCGGCAGTTAAAATCTGGCGCTGATATCATGCACATTCATTAGAGCTGAGCGTGATGAAATAGCGGAAACATGAGGTTAAATATGTCGTGTTTTAGAACCACCGACCTTCCATTAACCGTTCAGACACTATATCCACTACACCACAGTTAAGAAAGTGTTACCTGGCTTAATACGTATGTACACCAGTTTCGTTCCACTTTACATTCGTGGCTATGTGATGGGTTTGAATAGAGAATGGGTGTAACATCACGGAAGTATTACAATATATGGATGGACACTTTCTTAGTGCACAACAGAttatagtacttttgttgggttgagtccaaTACAGGATCGGAATCCACACCTACAGAGACATGCACGCATCTGTGGGAAACCTGGGAGGTGAAACCCGGAGCTGTTGGGGAGGTGGCTGCAGGACATGTTGCAGGAATCCTGTCCTTGGATGAAGCTGTGAGGGTCATCTACCACAGGACACGGATCCTGGCTGAAGCCACGGGAGAAAAGATGATGCTTGTCCGAAATGTTGAGACTGAACAAGTAAAGGTAGCCTGTGGGAAGATTGAGAGTAAGTTAGATATAGCTCTTTATTACAGCCCAATCTCGTGCACTATCAGTGGGGATGAGAGGTCCGTTCTTTTAGTCAAAGAGGATTTGAAGCATTTTGCAGGTGGTAATGCACTGTTTCATGAGCTCCCTGTTACAAGTGCGTTCCACAGACATTTTATGGACTCAGTCAGAGTTCAGCTTGATGAAATCTTATCCGATATCAAGACATCTAACATGACAAGCAGATTTATCTCAACAGTTGATCCTGATATGGATGAAAGTACAGTTATGCCAAAGACCTATTGGGGCTTAAATGTAAGAAGTCCTATTAGCGTCTGTGAAGCGATCAAAATTGCCGCACAAACAtccaaaatgaacattttgtgtGGACATAGGCCCACGCACTGTGCCAAAATCACATCTACGGGACATTTTCAGAGATTTTATCCTCTCCGTCACATCCATTCCTTCTCTTCATGTCAAATCGAGTTATGATGACATTCTCCAGTCACTACTGTTGTTGTATGACTATGGCATTAACGTCAAATGGGACACTTTCTTTCCTGATAAGATGCAAACAACAAGCTGTCCATCTTATGTCTTTAATTTCCAAGCCCCTGTTTTATGTGTCTGAAAGTAAAAAACAGATGGTAAAGGATCAGAAGGAAACTGAAGGAGATCACTCGTTTATC is part of the Haliotis asinina isolate JCU_RB_2024 chromosome 6, JCU_Hal_asi_v2, whole genome shotgun sequence genome and harbors:
- the LOC137287988 gene encoding mycolipanoate synthase-like produces the protein MADEMAIVGIGCRFPGASCLEEYWDVLVKGENHVVEIPHERWNKDAFLDTDVNAVGKSYSMKAGLMKNFDHFDNKLFKINEAEAAQMDPQQRQVLECTYMALEDAGMTRQQIAGQKVGVYIGSMAVDYQDYISTKSQDVTNHTVTGQARAIISNRVSYVYNLTGPSMTIDTACSSSLVALHQAGLALKAGDCSMAICGGVNLTIHPGYFIKLSKAQMLSPTGQCHAFSANADGYTRGEGCGIVIVKLLSQALHDGDNIWGTIVTGLNQDGRQVTPITAPSGKQQQELLSEIYTRHGIDPTEVDYIEAHGTGTRRGDPVETSALGTFFEKYPRQRHIGSVKTNIGHLEGAAGVAGLIKVLLMMKHNTIVPSLHFDRPNEAIDFDRFKFVVPTENTDWNSHRKIACVNSFGFGGSNSHAVITSFTMETPVVNDITLPVCFSGSSEKTLYESIAKFTENGISSSFSAVAYTSCIAREHFPFRKAFFANNHVVLKSQIEEELQKRNQPSFSEKENTVFVFCGMGTAWEGMCNDLISKNDQFKESILEIDKSLSRFVQWSLMKRLLECDDVNDPLFGPIAIFACQVSLAHLWETWGVKPVAVVGQSIGEVAAAHVAGILSLDEAVRVIYHRTRILAEATGGKMMLVRNVETEQVKVACGKIESKINIALYYSPISCTISGDERSVLLVKEDLKHFAGGNALFHELPVTSAFHSHFMDSARVQLDEILSDIKTSKMTSRFISTVDPDMDESTVMPKTYWGLNVRSPVRFCDAIKTAAQTSKMNIFVEIGPRTVLKSHLRDIFRDSTLSVTSIPSLHVKSSYDDILQSLLLLYDYGINVKWDTFFPDKMQTTSSPSYVFNSKPLLLVSESKQQFLKGQKETEGDHLFIRGNTESANLVIDPQRFKSVFEHKVKGAIILPGAVHAEAALTLARMIDMYRLCTISVSVAFRSPVNLTSGKVTNLDIKQSHSESDSSILSTFVFKKGRTVHAEATIRQTPADEPAERVDLEPIKERCKHYLTGEEVYQHLGNNGFRYGEMMSVISGSQTTENESLTVLEVGSMLQREANHTILHPAILDGMLQTPATVTRVIKDMLPYSVEHLVVKRKTGKKMLVHLKVLHESEWYVCYSLSLLTTEGYVIALIGKFTLKAMGIDTFDVRSVAYTIEAEEIDPEQENDSITNLVMFSDEMSMSKTPNYPWTVHHLSILQDDSYVPDLRESSGIVVMFQSKPQFFDNGMGMEKELEEKIMPLRSLILKMSQHVIKSPLLVVTMATPLDYQSPDRKSHALACIHESIRAYIRSVRREFTRLNIKSLDLSVGGMDQYDATIIMSEISQVLKVKGHAECESLHRRLYGQTFQKEPDSTPPFRLDRKMTSLDTVLYSTSTEEISQPFFTMSRNMQEQGKDDILLSAQCVAIHSKFLSEQVLLPIDNGRYMGISMGNPVVTFESTGFAHRNIRRKKYIVCYPQQVRYEYYVPVKFALNVKHLGGQFETGFMLKLYCLWRMCGECSMKDVVILYSHQTRKYAEVMEIILLSKQTRTVSLLTPEEIPNHKAHHALISTIQITTELAQQIVPEWECLQQLISLEKLISLKVINLLKSAKPRLKIAIVRTQEFLSFSQMDEHIPKLYTWIKKNKQTISNICISFRHCNVIALKHHHSAPINITEILETWEFNMQENNSVTTTQLKVPEILLFDRRGMYLVVGGMTGLGWECVLYLASKGAGCITIISRRNPDPSKQDEMKHVSEMYRCIVTSQSADVQDIKEIGSALKRLGTRFPTYSLKGIFFGAAVLNDGILLEMTREKFRVACSPKVAGSWNLHILTEHLPLDYFVLFSSVVSVFGNAGQTNYGAGNGFMDALAHVRRQNGKCGQAVNWGPLNMGMLQERHIKQMESYGYFLIHKRSIPDCLTHILMLNKPQIIMCGLQLVKFGQNLKKENNVELESRFRSVLSPFKEAVFLPAASNVETFDFEAMKQMPKQNALAKLVKYVKGVVIDVAVLDESSLDVEQGTRDQGVDSMNFMQITGKIMDDTQVQLSSTKLNVENASVTQIAQYIYDDWVIKGNGVHKHEQLLPLTDSLESDAVLLPGEQFVFDNYMRDPNHISHLLIVEVELPDVLEPMSVKKMLQENVRRHPICRTTFHVVNGKATKSTLSAEADIDYRIGDLTNRPDVTRLTEERFNLDRQGPVRFVFVKGSPAHLFFVFHRIGFDHQGISVFINDFVNIGQAFSHGKSLSDVQGDPDMPIGPEIRTILQPRYEDIKEFWIKTLGTVPYISFADRTMSSTPQMDSISIKKTLSADLYQTFNSFTEKEGLSLFKCLVGLVQLLWSTRANAQKFAMSTYVDQRIFSPKLTTSVARGVNFTPLSCEVKNDDKLSVLTFLKENSTMLEKCIENGIFPFGDLKHFLPDDHYHNIMTSFVTFGTDEMRNMGKGNDIRGGLDANVRVKALFGPNTELYFDILNRKMSKAIGIVLYARKDCFTEKRIDMILNAFLGLLEDTVANPQMTVRTLQSKPYITQLQDKNMRL